The following proteins come from a genomic window of Mustelus asterias chromosome 1, sMusAst1.hap1.1, whole genome shotgun sequence:
- the atosb gene encoding atos homolog protein B — translation MRHMHLETSQKEQSKDVPRQATGHADGSFQGTPTNDYRLDSNDVISERGVLAGYSQSEVRFQKVYQLSIFSHLSNSSNSLDQRNCKQGIKRGPTEHHPDLELNQKRIHVHCKHSATLTESLNASYCGTDNGNLSEKAVEKTGDCTDQRDNSFHDGDPVIHGSAQHFSHSGLHVIEHKGSHDSILIEDGETGSPGSKLVPTTPSSEKDIQPIVSTGLLSSEKTPFSCGQSSTISARCAVKRKLLSPTNTSGKETCSGDDGPSVAKKCRIQLVNSIPISCRSTDAKAAPFWNHLLPSSRDTAKNSSDCISAGRRLKNGLRLKSRHLRSAFAGESSKFSLRSSTSPSISRSLLGNFEESLLKGRFAPSGRIEGFTAELGASGSYCPQHVTLPVDVSYYNISEHSAPSPFLGVINLESLGKKGYNVPKAGTIQVTLFNPNKTVVKMFLVTYDFSDMPPNHITLLRHRIFLVPVEENEGTHENMENSEVKKKVLCYLIHLRFQSSKSAKIYLHSDIRLLFSRKSSEVDSGIPYELKSFTEMPRNPKYSPRV, via the exons ATGAGGCACATGCATCTGGAGACCTCTCAGAAAGAGCAATCTAAAGACGTGCCTCGGCAGGCTACAGGCCACGCGGATGGCAGCTTCCAAGGTACACCGACGAACGACTATCGTTTGGACTCTAATGATGTCATCTCTGAAAGAGGAGTTTTGGCAGGATACAGTCAAAGTGAGGTTAGATTTCAAAAAGTGTATCAACTTTCAATATTTTCTCACCTATCGAACTCTTCAAATAGCTTGGATCAGAGGAATTGCAAACAGGGTATTAAAAGAGGTCCAACTGAACATCATCCAGACCTTGAACTCAATCAGAAAAGAATCCACGTGCACTGCAAACATTCTGCTACATTGACTGAAAGTCTAAACGCATCTTATTGTGGAACCGATAATGGCAATCTTTCTGAAAAGGCTGTAGAAAAGACAGGTGACTGTACAGATCAACGGGATAATAGTTTCCATGATGGAGACCCAGTTATACATGGTTCTGCACAACACTTTTCTCACAGTGGTTTGCACGTTATTGAACATAAAGGCTCCCATGACAGTATCTTGATAGAAGATGGTGAGACAGGTTCACCTGGAAGtaaattggtaccaacaacaccATCCTCGGAGAAAGATATTCAACCTATTGTCAGCACTGGACTACTTtcttctgagaaaacacccttctCCTGTGGACAATCAAGTACAATCTCTGCCAGATGTGCAGTAAAACGAAAGCTGCTATCACCAACAAATACATCCGGGAAAGAGACATGTTCAGGGGATGATGGCCCTTCTGTTGCAAAGAAATGTCGGATTCAACTAGTTAATTCCATCCCAATTTCTTGCAGAAGTACTGATGCCAAAGCGGCACCTTTCTGGAATCACCTACTTCCATCCTCAAGAGATACAGCCAAG AATTCTTCTGATTGCATCAGTGCTGGCAGAAGGTTAAAGAATGGATTACGTCTGAAATC GAGACACCTACGGAGTGCGTTTGCAGGAGAATCCAGCAAATTTTCATTGAGAAGCAGCACAAGTCCTTCTATTAGCCGCTCTTTGCTTGGAAATTTTGAG GAATCCCTGTTAAAAGGCAGATTTGCACCGTCAGGAAGAATCGAAGGTTTTACAGCTGAACTTGGAGCAAGTGGATCATATTGCCCACAGCATGTAACACTACCTGTGGATGTGTCTTACTATAACATTTCTGAACACAGtgccccatcaccattcctg gGTGTGATAAATCTGGAATCTTTGGGCAAGAAGGGTTACAATGTCCCCAAAGCAGGAACCATTCAAGTG ACCTTATTCAACCCAAACAAAACTGTGGTCAAGATGTTTTTAGTGACCTATGACTTCAGCGACATGCCACCAAACCACATTACACTTTTGCGACACAGAATATTTCTGGTGCCAGTGGAAGAAAATGAAGGGACACATGAAAATATGGAAAATTCAGAAGTGAAGAAGAAAGTACTATGTTATTTGATTCATTTGAG